One stretch of Falco naumanni isolate bFalNau1 chromosome 7, bFalNau1.pat, whole genome shotgun sequence DNA includes these proteins:
- the NKX2-1 gene encoding homeobox protein Nkx-2.1, which translates to MSMSPKHTTPFSVSDILSPLEESYKKVGMEGSNLGAPLSAYRQSQVSQPAMQQHPMGHNGTVTAAYHMTAAGVPQLSHATMGGYCNGNLGNMSELPPYQDTMRNSASATGWYGTNPDPRFPTISRFMAPSSGMNMGGMGSLGSLGDVSKSMAPLQSTPRRKRRVLFSQAQVYELERRFKQQKYLSAPEREHLASMIHLTPTQVKIWFQNHRYKMKRQAKDKAAQQQMQQENGSCQQQQSPRRVAVPVLVKDGKPCQAGSNTPTAAIQSHQQQAATTITVATNGNSLGQHQSHQTNSAGQSPDMGQHSASPSSLQSQVSSLSHLNSSTSDYGTAMSCSTLLYGRTW; encoded by the exons ATGTCGATGAGCCCAAAGCATACGACTCCTTTCTCAGTGTCTGACATCTTGAGTCCTTTGGAGGAAAGCTACAAGAAAGTGGGCATGGAGGGCAGTAACTTGGGGGCTCCCTTGTCAGCCTACAGACAGTCTCAGGTTTCTCAGCCGGCCATGCAGCAGCACCCCATGGGCCACAACGGAACAGTGACTGCCGCCTACCATATGACAGCGGCAGGGGTCCCCCAGCTCTCCCATGCTACGATGGGGGGCTACTGCAATGGGAACCTGGGCAACATGAGCGAGCTCCCGCCTTACCAGGACACCATGCGGAACAGCGCTTCGGCGACAGGATGGTACGGCACCAACCCGGACCCCCGCTTCCCCACAA TCTCCCGCTTCATGGCGCCGTCCTCGGGCATGAACATGGGCGGCATGGGCAGCCTCGGCTCCCTGGGAGACGTGAGCAAGAGCATGGCCCCGCTCCAGAGCACGCCGCGGAGGAAACGGAGGGTCCTTTTCTCCCAGGCCCAGGTTTACGAGCTGGAAAGACGTttcaagcagcagaaataccTCTCCGCCCCGGAGAGGGAACATTTAGCCAGCATGATACATCTCACCCCGACTCAGGTCAAAATCTGGTTCCAGAACCACCGCTACAAGATGAAACGCCAGGCCAAAGACAAGGCTGCGCAGCAGCAGATGCAACAGGAGAACGGCtcttgccagcagcagcagtctccCAGAAGGGTGGCCGTGCCAGTGCTTGTAAAGGATGGCAAGCCCTGCCAAGCAGGCTCCAACACACCCACAGCAGCTATCCAGAGCcatcagcagcaggcagctacAACGATCACAGTGGCTACCAATGGCAACAGCCTCGGACAGCATCAGAGCCACCAGACAAACAGTGCGGGGCAGTCTCCAGACATGGGACAGCACTCGGCCAGCCCTTCCTCTCTGCAGAGCCAAGTCTCCAGTTTGTCTCACCTAAACTCTTCTACTTCTGACTATGGCACTGCCATGTCTTGCTCCACCTTGCTATACGGTAGGACCTGGTGA